From Coffea arabica cultivar ET-39 chromosome 9c, Coffea Arabica ET-39 HiFi, whole genome shotgun sequence, one genomic window encodes:
- the LOC113708519 gene encoding tetrahydroberberine oxidase-like — translation MVTSRSSLFSLLSFLILALAILQADASRIHDDYLKCLQSQNSDSISTIAYTPRNTSYASILQSTEQNLRPASTSLFKPTLILTPLHSSEIQAAIRCAKKHEIQIRVRSGGHDYEGLSYASTSPFVIVDLRNISSISVDRENRTAWVEAGATLGQLYYKIGETSRELAFVAGACPTVGVGGHFSGGGYSMLSRKFGLSVDHIIDAKIIDVNGQILDRRSMGEDLFWAIRGGGGASFGIIIAWKVSLVSVPEKVTVFNLTKTSDQNATQLVYQWQHIADKIDENLLIRLFITSSTSPQTGKKSIVVSFTSLFVGGIDQLLSLMQKSFPELGLAKEDCIEMSWLESIVYFANIPGAASVEVLLDRNSSKSYFKGKSDYVKKPISVKGLEGLWKRLFAEEEEDMEAHFQLQFSPYGGMMSEISESATPFPHRRGNIFMIHYAAAWDKKSNAESKRHVNWTRRIYSYMAAYVSKSPRAAYLNYRDLDLGVNKIKGNTSYKQASIWGTKYFNQNFDRLVHVKTKVDPSNFFRNEQSIPPLS, via the coding sequence ATGGTGACTTCCCGCAGTTCATTGTTTTCTCTTCTCTCATTCCTCATACTTGCATTAGCCATCCTACAGGCTGACGCATCAAGAATTCATGATGATTATCTAAAATGCCTACAATCTCAAAACTCAGACTCCATATCTACCATTGCTTACACCCCAAGAAACACATCATATGCATCCATATTGCAATCCACAGAGCAAAACTTACGTCCCGCATCAACCTCTCTATTCAAGCCAACTCTCATCCTTACACCACTTCATTCATCTGAGATCCAGGCGGCAATACGCTGTGCCAAGAAACATGAAATTCAAATCAGAGTCCGGAGTGGTGGACATGATTATGAGGGTCTTTCCTATGCTTCAACAAGCCCTTTTGTCATTGTTGATCTTAGAAACATTAGCTCGATATCAGTTGACAGGGAAAATCGTACGGCATGGGTTGAAGCAGGGGCAACTCTTGGCCAACTTTATTACAAAATCGGTGAGACAAGTAGGGAACTCGCATTCGTTGCTGGTGCCTGTCCCACAGTAGGCGTTGGAGGACATTTCAGTGGAGGAGGCTATAGCATGTTGTCACGTAAATTTGGGTTGTCAGTTGATCATATTATTGATGCCAAAATTATTGACGTGAACGGTCAAATTTTGGATCGAAGGTCTATGGGTGAGGATCTATTTTGGGCAATCAGAGGAGGTGGTGGAGCAAGTTTTGGGATCATCATTGCATGGAAAGTAAGTCTTGTTTCTGTTCCTGAAAAGGTAACAGTTTTCAATCTAACCAAGACATCGGATCAAAATGCCACTCAGCTAGTATATCAGTGGCAGCACATTGCAGACAAGATTGATGAAAATTTACTAATTAGGCTCTTCATAACGAGTTCCACTTCTCCCCAAACTGGAAAGAAATCCATAGTAGTTTCATTTACCTCTTTGTTCGTCGGTGGAATTGATCAGCTCCTTTCCTTGATGCAAAAAAGCTTCCCAGAGCTGGGATTGGCAAAAGAAGATTGCATTGAAATGAGCTGGCTCGAGTCCATAGTCTACTTTGCCAACATTCCAGGAGCTGCATCAGTTGAGGTCCTTCTGGATAGGAATTCGTCCAAGTCATATTTCAAAGGAAAGTCAGACTATGTAAAGAAACCAATTTCAGTAAAAGGTCTTGAAGGATTATGGAAAAGGCTTtttgcagaagaagaagaagacatgGAGGCACATTTCCAGCTACAGTTTAGTCCTTATGGAGGAATGATGAGTGAAATCTCAGAATCTGCAACACCTTTCCCTCATAGGAGAGGGAACATTTTCATGATTCATTATGCAGCGGCATGGGACAAAAAAAGCAATGCAGAATCCAAGAGACATGTGAATTGGACAAGAAGAATTTACAGCTACATGGCTGCCTACGTATCGAAGTCTCCAAGAGCTGCATATTTGAATTATAGGGATCTTGACTTGGGAGTTAATAAAATCAAAGGCAATACAAGCTATAAACAAGCTAGCATTTGGGGGACTAAgtatttcaaccaaaattttgACAGATTGGTGCATGTGAAGACTAAAGTGGATCCAAGTAATTTCTTCAGAAATGAGCAAAGCATTCCACCGTTGTCATAA
- the LOC140014204 gene encoding uncharacterized protein has product MTKAWMSEKIQITKLHDQILQIFFPMEEEANRIVDQGPWCFDKDLLIVKPRRYGEANKVEDFYHTSFWIHIKGLPLKCYTKDMEQKIGKNFSGCSVIQIRENLDNGGRFFRMSATVNILKPLRRTIVLRGPDEGHIYALLWYEKLPIMCFNCGIIGHIAKKCIAIEMGKEMHKIFNMEFG; this is encoded by the coding sequence ATGACGAAGGCATGGATGAGTGAAAAGATACAAATAACAAAACTACATGATCAAATTTTGCAGATTTTCTTCCCCATGGAGGAGGAAGCTAATAGAATCGTGGATCAAGGCCCATGGTGCTTTGACAAAGACTTATTGATTGTCAAGCCCAGGAGATATGGTGAGGCCAATAAAGTTGAAGACTTTTACCATACTTCATTCTGGATACATATAAAGGGTCTACCTCTGAAATGTTATACAAAGGACATGGAGCAGAAGATTGGGAAAAATTTCTCAGGATGTTCTGTCATTCAAATTAGGGAAAACTTGGACAATGGTGGAAGGTTTTTCCGCATGAGTGCCACTGTCAATATCCTCAAACCTCTAAGGCGTACCATAGTACTAAGAGGACCGGATGAAGGACACATATATGCATTGTTGTGGTACGAGAAATTACCCATTATGTGTTTTAATTGTGGTATTATTGGTCATATAGCAAAGAAGTGTATTGCAATAGAAATGGGCAAGGAGATGCACAAAATTTTCAATATGGAATTTGGTTAA